ttaaactgttGGATTATTGCCTTCAAACATTGCTCAAAGGCCCCTGTGTACTCTGTGCTTACACACACAAGTTTAAGACTACAAACAAATACTCACCAAATGCTCAGCAGCTACTACTGTAGTGCACACAAAGCGTAAATGTCAATATCTATGGCAGATGCTTATGTTTCACCTGTTGTCCTGATGCCCTCATCCTGTCTCTTTATCCCATTAGGTGCTCCTGTTCTGCATAACTGCATCGCTCTACATGTTCTTCTTCAGGtcagagcagcacagtgcaCAGATTCTTAGAGACAAATATGAAACATTGATTCATTGGTTGGTAAAAGTGCAAATGTTTAGAGTTTGagttgatttttgtgttttatactGCAGGAGTAAAGATGGCCTCAAAGGCTTTGCGTTCTCTGCATTAAAGTAAGTTGTCCCTGTTCCCACTGTTGTCCTGACTGAGATTGCTGACATTGTTTTGGTGAAGGCTACAGACATGGTGTGCTTTTTCTGTTACAGGTTCATCATTGGCAAAGAAGAGATTCCCACTCACTCTGTCATGGCAGAACACATCTACACAAGGCCCCTTGAGAGGATAGCTGCTGTAGAGACTGAGGACTCGCGGGCCTCAGCAGAAAGGTCCAGGAGGAAAACTCTGGTAGCCTCCACCAGGGAACTGCTAGAATCAATGTGAGAGAATACACACCTTTACACAAGTACACGTGGGTTTGTACAGAGTGTCCATTATTgacttctttatttctctttttttttaaacaaataatcCAGCTGCAAAAAGGGTCCACGACACAGATGTTGTAAACATTACCAAGACAACTGCATTTCCTACTGTGTCAAAGTAAGACACGTTTGTTATGATGATGGACAAAATTATCAAATTCTTTAttattaaatgataataattcaatattaactacttctttcttttctttctttgcccAGGGTTTTGTCAGGATGTTTAGTATTGGCTACCTGATTCAGTGTTGTCTTAAAGTGCCCTCAGCATTCAGGCAGTTGTTCTCTAAGCCCTCACggctcccctctctcttctacAACAAGGAGAACTTCCAGCTGGGGGCCTTTCTAGGATCTTTCGTCAGTATCTACAAGGTACATTTTAcacttgctgtttttatttctctgtgacaTCTCTGTTTACATTTGGTCTATCTGTACTTTCTTTCGTCCATTGCTTTTAGGCAACAATATTTACAAACAGTTGCCTCAAAATATTAGAGTGTATAATCTGTACGATGTGTATTTCTGTCCATTTCCTTGaaatcacatttgatttgtaatctctgctttttttctttgatttgtttctcATATATTTGGTATTATGTCAGctaaaattctttttttttatgatgataTCTCTTGTGTTGTCATGTGAGTATTATATCGTTGagtctttttaaatgtgtttctctttcactcAGGGAACAAGCTGCTTGCTGCGCTGGCTGCGTAACATTGACGATGAGCTCCACGCACTGATTGCTGGTGAGGCAGGATTGTGTAAACTGTCAGATGAAATCCCCATAGAGCAATCCTCTGGATTTTGTCATGTTGCCGCTGATTTACTCTGTTTGACAGTTGTCTCTTTCCCTTTGTTCCTGTCTTTCAAGGCTTCCTGGCTGGTATGTCAATGTTCTTCTACAAAAGCACGACAATATCCATGTACCTCTTCACGAAGCTGGTGGAGGTAAAAGAACATCTCTTTGAGCATGAAGCAGAGCCATATAATTACATTGTCAAGAAAATAGACCcaacaaaatgaatgtgtcaTCTCAAGGATAGACAAACACTATTTACTACACAACTAACAAAACAGAATTCACCTCTGAAAAATTAACGtagttattattttaattaattaactgataAATTACCGCATtttcatcaacagaaaattgaCTTGCAGGGTAGTGTTGTTGTACATGTCTGCTCGTCTGTACTGGACAGTTTATCATTAAAAGCACATCTaatctttctctgtgtctttagACGTTGTACTTCAAGGGCATTGAGGCCGGGCGGTTCCCTTACTTTCCTCATGCAGACACGATCCTCTatgccatctccactgccaTCTGTTTCCAGGCTGTAAGTAGCACAAACATGCATAGCCGCTCACATAAATAtgcctcacacacatttttattttttgctgagTATAATGTGCGACTCATTGCTGTTGCACAGGCCGTGATGGAAGTGCAGAACCTCAGGCCTACGTACTGGAAGTTTCTGCTGCGCTTAACTAAGGGCAGGTATGAGTCTGTGGTGTGCAATCAATCAGCTGTCAAACGATGTTTTGTTTGAGGATAATTGGAGTCATAGTTAGAACATCAGTTGCACCCAATAAAGGGTTTTATCGtctttctttatatttttcacGATGGTCAAGAGattattttctgtctcctctccaaGGTTTGCTCTGATGCACAGACAGCTGCTAGATGTGTTTGGGACTCAGGCCTCCAGAGACTTTAAAGGCTTCGTGCCCAAACTGGACCCTCGTTTCGCCACAGTGCTTCCGCCAGGAGCCGACATCCAGCTCGGATGACTGGGACCAGGCTCTGTGAGGGGCTTCAGGGTTACTTCAACAGGAAATGGACAGTTCTGGCTGTTTTTTCTGAGTaactgaatgatttttttttaaaaggtgttTTAACAGCTCAGGAGTGGCAATGTTCGTGTGATGAGACGGGGTACGCTTTGGAGGATGCTAGAGCCCAGGGTCTGTCCAAAGCCGTGAGTGTCAAGTGTGGTGTTGCACAAGCACATTGACTGACTGGATTGTATGGATACAGGTAACtggcaaaataaatgaataatttgcATCATGCGTCATTTTGTCTAAATTCAGTAAAACCCAAACTTGGTTtatcagaaaataaaagtgacGACACATTCCTTTCATACTTTCACCATGatgtttcttcattttgcaAGTTACCTGTAGGTTTGTACTGACTCACCTCAGTTTGGTTATTTGGACGGTTGCTTTCACATCAGAGGGTAAAACTCACTGACTCATCTTTTTTGGAATAGGCACAGTGGCAGCAGATTTTTGACTGATTTCAGAGGAGAAGGAATTTGAGGTGATACTCCCTGATCATTTCTGAATGTGAACTTTTTCAGGCAATGGATGCAAatgatgatatatatatatatatatatattgatataaTTATGTAGCCTTAtcaaatattttattctgtattagACAATGTGAGGTGTGTTTAGATTGTGGTCTGATGTGAAAATATGATGTGAAACACAGAAGTGGAAAGTCAGCACTTTTAATCAGTTActtcagatgatttttttttctcacttattTCTAAATACAGTTTTTTCCCAAAATTTctatttaattcattttacaaACATGATTGCAGTTGAGCGGGTCACCTTCATAGACTCTTAGTGGGGTAAAAGAAGAAATGGAGGACCATAACGAATTTGGATGTTAATTTGGGGGTAACAAATCTGAACAAACAGGTTTGGTTGCATATCAGTTTACATTCTCTAATTTACTTTTATTACAGCTGATTAAGTGGGAAAACTACCAATAATCTCACTTTGAAGACACAAAAACTGAATCgattgtttgtttaatttgtattgAGACTATTAAGTTTACTTACACACAGTAAAGCAGGGTATTGGGTGAAATCATGTAAAGGCAGGAAATCAGCCAATGCATTTAGAGTACGTGCAGAGGACTAAGATGATTACTTCAAAATTTGCATTACAAGTCTGCAGATTGTCAGCATTTCTCCAGTagtgtatttttaaaaagaggTATATTTTAAGTCGTGTTGTATAAGAGACATGCAGTCATATGTTatactgcagctgaagaaatgATGTGGTCAGAGGTTGATGGTGCAGCGACAACTTGGGAGTGAACAGTTTTTCCATgctagtactactactactcttTCTGCTACAGCATACTAGTACTTTGTCTCTTCCACCTCTGGTTTCTAGTAAAATACATGTGTACCATCTATTGAAAGCAGaaactgtttaaatgtcaaagaaaaggTTTGATCAGACAATAGCCCTCTAAGTTTCAAAACAGCCtttaatttgcaaatgtgtACATCACTGTACAACACAGAAGAGGTGAGTCAAAGTGATGCACAGGATAAATTGCGAACGACTAAATTACAGATCCAAGTCTCTAAAGTCTTGGTTCTGAACCACAAAATATGTTGTCCGCACAGGTTGCAAAAAGACGCTGCTACAGTCAAACTGATCCATCCTTTTCATTTGATTCTGTGGGGCTGCTGATTTCAAAATGccctcaaaataaaatatttagtaATTCAGGCCAAACACAGACCCAAACGCAGTTCAAATTAAATATGTGGTTTCATATGACCTTCAAAATAATGGTGTGGCCTGCTTGCATTTTAATTAGTACTTACTGTCAGTTCCAAGGTGAACCCTGCCACTTAAAATCCACACTGATCGCAACTTTGTTTACTGAAGAATTTCTTGTCAcattgaaatgtgaaatgaaggTAGCAAGgagtctgtttctgtgaataaaATGCGCACAGCTCAGTCTggtttttattatcatttttggTTGCTGAGAGATGAGAATGAGTTCAAATATTGTCATGTGCACTGAAAAGCACGTGCAACATCTTTTACTAATCGGTAAATCGTCATAACGGTTCTGCAGTTCATGCAATAATGGGGACAGCGGGTACTTCTGTGGTTCCTGTAAAATGTTTGTACTCAGCCCCAAGTGGGCCATTCATGACAGCTTCATTGCAGATGTGAAATGATTGCACCACAATTACACTTCAAAGTGGTTCAGTCTTTTTTTGCACATCTCATATTTCTGCCAGTagtttactgtttattgtttactTCAGATTTCGCAGATTTTTCGGTTCTTCAGCCCAACCCAGCTCGACACACCTGAGCTCCATAAGCCATGATTGTTTCAAATATACTGATATATCAAATCTATCATGATAATACAACCATGCACATGTTTTTGATTTATGTAAGAAGGgtgattattaaaatatttttttgattCCAAGTGCATGACTTGTTTGATTTCTGTGCTGTTAAGATCATGACAAAGGGCAAATTTAGTAACTAGCTTTTGCTTGTGATAAGTCTAAAAGCATCATTTGTTAATAAAATGgtatttaaacatgaaaaatagaaaaccTGCTTTACTACTACAGTCGGACTACTCTGCAGATGCAAATGGTCATGTTTCTGGATATTTGTCTTTAAGGGGAGCCACGTATGTTGAGGATCCATGCAGACATGCTGCTCATTCACTCGGAGTTCATGTTGTGTATATGTCGTCAAGTCCATTAGCAGTATTCTCACAGTGTTGGGGGTTTTGTTGTCAGGGTTCATGCATGTGAGATAATGCCAACTTCACCACATGTCCAACAGTTCCGGAGCAGAGCAAGATGTCAACTAGTAGCCAAAACCATTTTATAATAGTATATTCATGGGTCCCACAGTACCATTCCTTGTGGGTTTGGAAACCTAAACCTTCCACCTAACAACACTATCATAAAAAAATCCCCTTGCCAGTACTTTGGTCTGTGTCATTGTCAATGAAATGGGTAGATTTCCATGAGCTTGGCTTTGAATATACCTGATACACAGGGGATGATGAGcagactgccatgaaatttgctttGGACTTTTAAactcctgacttttcctcccaGTGCCATCACCAGGTCAGTATTTCTACTCATACAAAAGAAATCTAATAGGAAGCAACAGCTCTTAAGTTTACTGAGTATATTTTTTCTCTCCAAAGGACACTCCAAGGGCTTCACTCTTTCATCAGCCTCAGGGTAAAACCAGCTGCTGCTTATCTGACAGAGAATCATGTTTTATATTGACATGGCTGCAGTGTCCGCACTATATACATGGAGGGCAGCAATGAGCACACAATGCTTTTAGTTTACTACAACtagaacagaagaagaaatcctTAACGGAAGTGAGTTTATCTGTGTCAAGCACACGCTTCTGTTTTGTGATGTCCCATTCAAAGTAAAAGCGTATGACTTGCGTTTGACTTTGCACAGCCCTTAATGGACCACCCTTTAAGGGCtgtgcaaaaaagcaaataccAGATTCATTCAAAGAATCGTCAAGACAATTTTAGAGAAATTTGACTCTCTTAAAGAAAACTCCTAATACTATGTTATTTGACTAACTGGTAATTTGTGCTTCAGTGTCATTTTACAGTGCAGCCTTTAATGAGTTAGAATGACAGATTAATTTATGCCATGCACGTCTTACCTAGTTAATTCTGGATCATCCACTGACCTCAATGTTCACAATTTTCATTGGAAACTGTTTCCTTCTCAAACTAAATGATTTTCCCTAAATTTCACCATTATACAGTGTGGCTAACTTTGAGGGCAATATTTTTTGTCGTCATACTGTGTCTTGCAATGTAGTCAAGTTTGTGTGGATAacgctttattttgaaagatttaGACAGGAAGTCTTTAGTTCCGTAACGCACGTTCGATCAATGGCGCTGACAGTAGCCCTAGCTGTGTATCGTTAGGACTGCAACGTTACAAACTACTATTATACCATTGGGAAGTGATACGTTTAAGATTAATGCGTATCCATGGGGGGTAAGAATAAGCAGCGAACTAAAGGAAATGTTCGGGTGAGTACCAGTTTCTCTAAACATACAGTGTTAAAGTAAGATTACTAGCAACAAACCGGAGCACAAGCTAGTGTAAACTTCATGTTAACAGCTAACGCTACGTGTGACTGTGTTGCCCCAACTGTTTCTTAACCACAACGTCTCCGTCTGCACAACGTCGCTACTTTTTGAGGGGGATTTTCTCTAACCACGCGTTTCTCTCCCGCTACCAGCCGTCCAGTAGCGGCCGAGCTGCTGAGGTACTGACCCGGGAGGGTGGTGTCATCCCGGGGTTTGTGGGCTTTGACACAGCGGTCTCCTCAGAGCTGAGCTACGTCCCTGCTGTCCATGGCGCAGAGGAGATAGATAACCTGGTAGATGCTGATTTCCGCCTGGTGCTCAGAAAACTCTCCAAGAGGGATGTTGTCACCAGACTGAAAGTGAGTTTGAACTTCAACTAACTTACCAACCCACATTTGACAAAAAGGTACCATGTAAATATATGTAAGGCataatgcccgacgaggtgtccattatcagaaatgttGCTTCGAAGTccacccagaccatggtataacactttttaacggacaccctgcagccaatcagaatcgagtattcacccagaccatggtataaaaAACATATACATTACAACCTATCTCTTTGAATAACACATGATACACATACCACATGATACCGTGTACATGAAACATGGAAATCAATCTGTCAGTCATAGCCGGGGTTTTTTATTGTCCTGATTTGTGTCTTGATACTGTTTTCTCACCTCAGGCTGTGCAGGACTTTGGGTCCATGTGTCAGGAGCGGGATACTGAAGATGTCAAAGGGGTCCTGCCATACTGGCCCAGGATTTACTGCAAGATATCAGTGGTGAGCTGGTCATTCAGTGCACAATCAcgaaatgctgttgtgtttcaaAGTCACACttcttttaacattttgggaatattgtattttaaatgCATACATTTACACTCCAACTACCATTATAGATTTTTGATCAGATTTTTGACCAGGCTAGCAAATTAAAGCTAAGTGTCCCATTTCAACACATAATGTTTTAGATTAATGGGACTTTATTCTGTGTGAGTGCAAGAGTCTGAGGTGTGTTCACATAAAGAGAATTTAACCTTCATCATTATGTCTATCAGGACCATGATCGCCGGATCAGAGAGGCCACCCAGCAGGCTTTTGAGCAGCTGGTGCTGAAGGTGCGTCGCAGCTTGGCCCCCTTTCTGAAGAGCTTGATGGGCCATTGGATTCTGTCCCAGTGCGACACTTacacacctgcagcctctgctgcatgcCAGGCCTTCCAGGCTGCTTTCTCACCCGCCAAACAGCCAGAAGCTCTCAGCTTCTGCAAGGACGAAATCCTAAACGTGAGTAGTAGTGGTGGCTTTAGTGTGGACAAAGTGTCATATAATGTGCTAAGTTTAccattgatttgttgtttttatattgcaGGTACTACAAGATGTTTTGTTAAAGGAAACGGCTGACACACTGAGCGACCCGCAGTAAGTTTAACTCATTGTAGCTTCTGGGTCCATTCCTCACACTTCTGTTTTGTGATGTCCCATTCAAAGTAAAAGCGTATGACTTGCGTATGCAAATACTTGATTCATCCAAACAATCGTCTAGACAATTTTAGAGACAATTGACTCTCTTAAAGAAAACTCCTAATACCATGTTTTTTGACTAACTGGCAATTTGTGCTTAAGTGTCATTTTACAGTGCAGCCTTTAATGAGTTTGAATGACATTAATTTTTGCCATacacacctgcagcctctgctgcatgcCACACACTGAGCGACCCGCAGTAAGTTTAGCACATTGTAGCTTCTGGGTCCAttcctcacacactcacactctgtAGGCACCATGATAACATATTCTGTCACTGGTTCCCTCTGTTCTCCAGAAGTGTgacaggggaggagagagaagccaAATATGTGCGCATGCTGACCAGCTCTCTGTTGGGGGTGAAGAGACTGCTCTCCCTGCTGCTCCAGAATGACAGGATGGCCCTGGAGCAAAGACTAGCACATCTTGTTAACTCGGGGAAGTTCTGGAAGTACAGCAAACACAAGACACCACAGGTACTGGCACTCAGGACTATTCTTAGGACTGCTCTGCTTATAACAGaagtttgaatgtgtgtatgcatgaacGTAAGTAATTCATGAACTAGTTCATGTGGTGCAGCTTCACTCAAGTAAAATAAAGGACTAAATGTTTATTCTTCCACTTGAATTTCATATATTCATCATAACATCTTCAGTGGATTTTTCATCATAACAAAAGTTAATAGTTTACATAGACTGAGAGGGATTATATGTTATATCCcaatatttatgtgtttggCCAAGCCTGACTGCAAAGCAGCAATAAGGTTCCCTTTGATTCCACATTCCCAGAGTAAAGTTTGATCAAGTATCTGAATTTTTGTTTGGTTATGTGGATTTTATCTTAGGTGCTTTTGTCACTGTGGCTACGTTTACATTTAAAGGCAAAATGTTAAGCAGAAAAGTTTACTCAAGGttgcaaaaacacatcatgttgacattttttgtgcTCTAAAGTTAAATCATTTTTTGTGGTTGATATTTTACTTACCAGTCTATCCCAGACTTGAGTTGACTGTaacataaaatgctgtttgtgctgccaaATATACATTAATGATAATCTGTGAACAAGATTTTGATTAGTACCATGTGTTGCTCCACAGGTGCGAGGGGCATTTTTTGAGATGGCGTGTGCTCTGTGTGAGTTCACTCCAGGACTGGTCCAGGCTGAAGCGGCGCGACTCTGCCCTGCTGTTCTCCTCAGCATTGACGACACAGACCCTGTAGTGTTGCCTCCTGTGTGGGAGGCTGTTCTTCACATTGTGTCTACAATCCCTGTAAGTTTGTGTTTATAGGATGACCCtacatgtatgtacagtaatgCTAGTGCCATTATACTAAGAGGTGTTCTGAGAGgttttgtttcctctgttaTTACAGTACATGTAATAGGTAGTGCCAGGAGGAGTTATATTAGCACTAGTTGAGTCACATGTGTGTAGATACAGATGtagatgtgtttcattttttgttgtgcCAGTTTATGGTTAAGTTGTGTCTAATCTTATATTTTCCTGTCCCTACTTCAGGATTGCTGGACACATGTGAATGCAAAGAAAGGCTTCTTACCGAAACTTTGGGCTTTACTAAAGGACGGTGGCAAAGGCATGGCAAGAGCACTCCACCCTAATCTGATGCCGCTCCTCAGCAAAATGCCCCAAGAGGTCACTGATCCAGCCTTGGACTTCTACACCACCTTCTTCACTTCATCAATACAAGGGtgatttgcttttgtgtgtgcatgtatgcttGGGCTGGATGATGATTTATCGCATTTTAAGGGAACCATATTCTCACAATATGCTTATTTTATGTTCAGGTATGTTCAGGGTTCATACAAAGTGTTGAAATGTTggaaaatgctttattttaactAATGTTTTTGAGGTTAGGAATATGCTTGAATTCAGATATACTcgaaaaatgtttgattttcaaCATAATTTGGTACACAGTCACTCATGTAAACGAAAaatcttttaatatttgaagCAATCCCATTGTCATACTCGTGTGATGTGTCCTGCCCTTGAAATTACCGATTACATGAAATGATCATGGTCAAAACATACAATCAAAGTTAAAATGAACAGCTGCTAAAACAAAGTGACACTATACGTCAGTTACTTTTGGTATGAAGGAATCCTGTAAATTGAATGTTATTTTGCAATTGCATTTATAGTAACAGTTAAGATGTGACGAGGCTTACAGAGTCAGGAAATGTAGGTTTAGGTACCTTAATTATCCTTGAAAAGGGCTGGAATTAAAAAGTTAAACGATCCCTGtatattaatataaaattaTACAGTTATTTCTCTTGGTAGAACTTATTAAGCACAGTTGCTGCATCACACTTTAtaaccttgtgtgtgtgcgtgtgtgtgcgtgtgtgtgtgtgcgtgtgtgtgcgtgtatatgCTTGTCTCAGTCTATGTAGTGAGCGTGCAGCAACAAGCCAATCGGAAAGTGCGTTTATAGTGACTTCTGTTGTCGAGTGCTTGAGGTACTGCATACTACACAATGCCGAAGAAGAGGAGCGGCAGAAAAAAATACGGACCACGCTTATTTCACAGCAGGTGGGATCACACTGTCGCACATACTTTTCCCATCATGTTAAATCTACCAAGTCCCCACTTTTCttacatttgtctttttgtagCTCCTACCACTCCTGGAAAAGGCTCTAGGAAATCCCTCTGTTCAGAGTGGTCCTCTTTTCCTTCTGGTCACGGAAATGCTCGTTTCCTGGGAGAAGAAGGCAGGTTTACACGGTGAAGGTGAAGCAAATGAGAGCAAGGATGTCTTTCAAGGGCTTCTGGCAGACTTCTGGGAGGGGCTTGGTCTGTTGTTTGTGCGCTATGTCGACAGCGAGGAAGCAGATCTGCAGGCTTTGGAAGGGGTTGCCACCTTGCTGCAGGTGAGTTTGGTTTTGGGGAATCTCTGATTCAGACTTCGTCCCCACTGAAATCTTCATGTTGGCACCAAGGATGCAGCAGATCAATTTGGCTGTCTGGGCCATTCATGTCTTAAAAAGTGGCCAAAGTGAAACGGAAAACACACTGCCTGAATAAATCTATTCTCATTTTCCTGTACGTCTCCAGGTAATGCGCCACCCTGAGAGAGTAAAAAGGAAGCACGCCCAGAAGAAGAAATCTGTCAAGATCTGTTTCTCTAAGCCAGAGGACAATGAGAAAACTGGAGTTGAGGGGGATGGTGTTGAGAAGCCTGTGCAGACGGTGTCGGAGCTTGTGAACGAGAAGGCATTTGGGTCCCCGCAGACGCAGCATTTTGAGGATGTAGTGTGCCAGCTGGCCCAACTGTGCCTGGTGCATGTGAATGAGAAAAAATCGGAGAAACatcttgttttcctctctcttctcttgcaGTCTTTCCACACACCCAGAGTCTTCAGTGTAAGTCATATTTGATGATTCGAGACAAAAGAATAATTCAGTGTCAgttgtttttatctttgtaAGGTGGTTCAGGTAAACTAATATACAGAATTTTTGCTCCCAATGGATTTATCTTTGTTATGGCCAAATCTGTGAAAAGCAAGTACAATTGAAAGGGAAGCGTTTAATATACACACTTGTAGTGCACTTTGAAAAATTGCTGCAAACACTGGCATGGCCCCTCCCTTTGTATTAAACAATGTCAAGTATTAAGTTTGAGCTCTTGCAATTCCTTGATGCTGCTGACTTTTCCTAAACTGTGCTAATCTTAGACACTGGTGGAGCTGGATGATAAAGTAAAGGACGGTGAGCAGCGAGACGAGGTGAATATGAGAAATCCAGCCGTGCAGTTCCTCCTGGAGCAGGTGGTGGTGTGGCTGGCTGAAAAGGAACGCACAGACACTGAGCACCTGGTGGAGATGGTCTTCAGCTCACTCTACTGCTGCACCTGGCAGGAGACCACACGCATCCTCAACCACATCACCACGGTAACATCAGATGCAGATGTCATAATGTGACCTGAGGTTGATTCACCTGTCCTCTATGCAGTGTGATGATCTCTTTTTTCATCCAACTTAAAttgtgctgttgtgtctttGCTGAAATTCACACCCTTCGCTTTGCTTTCTAGATGGATTTACAGTGGGGAATCATCCTGCAAATTATACAGAGGGTATGTGTCATTCTGTTTGATCAAATTGTGTGATCTAAACATCACATTTACACTGTTCTAAATGTCTGTGCCGCTCCACTCTCCGTCCTTCGTCAGGCTTGTGCAGACTCTGAGACTCTTAAGAGCTGTGGCGATTGGCTGAAAGGTTCGGTTCTGGGTGAGCAACTCCTGGGATTGACTGAGGAGCTGTGCAAGGTGGGACGCAGCTCTCCCAGTTCTACCTCTTCTACAAGCAACCACAGTTGGAAGCTTATCAGCCTGGTCCTCTCTCAGCCCCACAACAatggtgaacacacacacacacacacacacacaaatgtaccTTTTTGTGGATTTTCTTAGCAGTAGCTGAGCTATATAGTAATCTTCTTTATCGGTTTTTACTTCCACAGAGCCTCTGATAGGGGAGGTGTACATGGAGAAAATCTTAGAGAAGCTCCACACCACTCTGTCAGAGACCAAGAGTCTGTCAGATGCGGGCAACATGGAGCCACTCATCTCCTTCATCTGTGATGTGGCCTCCACATTCTTCTCTTCAGTACAAGACT
Above is a genomic segment from Chelmon rostratus isolate fCheRos1 chromosome 14, fCheRos1.pri, whole genome shotgun sequence containing:
- the tmem135 gene encoding transmembrane protein 135; its protein translation is MAALSKIPYNCYEIGHTWDPSCVQSAVDVTRSALEVSFKIYAPLYLIAAVLRRRKKDYYLKRLLPEILWSTSFLTANGGLYIVFFCILRKIFGGFYSWSAGFGSALPASYIAILLERKSRRGLLTIYMTNLATETLFRMAVTRGIIKPIKHGEVLLFCITASLYMFFFRSKDGLKGFAFSALKFIIGKEEIPTHSVMAEHIYTRPLERIAAVETEDSRASAERSRRKTLVASTRELLESICKKGPRHRCCKHYQDNCISYCVKGFVRMFSIGYLIQCCLKVPSAFRQLFSKPSRLPSLFYNKENFQLGAFLGSFVSIYKGTSCLLRWLRNIDDELHALIAGFLAGMSMFFYKSTTISMYLFTKLVETLYFKGIEAGRFPYFPHADTILYAISTAICFQAAVMEVQNLRPTYWKFLLRLTKGRFALMHRQLLDVFGTQASRDFKGFVPKLDPRFATVLPPGADIQLG